The DNA segment TAAAACGAAACGCTATAAATATAAAACAAATTATATTGACAAAAAAGGCCTTGGAGCTAAACTCGAAAAAGCCGAATTTATAGGCATATCCATCCTCTTTTTTTATCTCGAAAGCAAACAACATACTTTTAATGCTCTCATATTGTCCGTAAGAATCAAAAACATATTCGAATTTATCGGTTACTCTATAATTATCATCAAGCTTGAAAGCTTTTACGCCTGCATCATTTTCTATGGTTACGACTTTGCTTAAAGGTGTTATAGCCAGCTGAAATTTTGAACTTTGGGGCCGATAGTCATCGCTTACAAGGTCAATAAGCCTGTAATTATCATAACTTATTAGCTTAACCCCGTCTTTATCGACAAGAGCTCCGTAAAACTCTTTACGTTCATTTTCCGTTATCAGCATAAACGACACGGAGTCGTTTTTTATACCGGTAGGCGCCGCAATAGCTTTAGATTCAACCATTTTTAGATGATAAATTTCATCTTTATCGTCTATTAAAAAAACGCCTTCATCAAAAGGTTTTTTGGTATTTGGATTTGAATATACCTGCTTAAAAGGGAATTTAAACCCTGCGCCGCTAAGAGCTTGGTTAAATTTTATACTCATATTTTGATCCAATTTAAGAGTATCAAAATTTATAAACTCAAGTCCGTTTTTTGCGTTTCTTATTCCAAATTCATTAAATTTTAGCTTTAAATATTTTGGTCGCGATTCAAATACGGTAAAAAGCGGAATTTGCTTTTGGTTAAACATATCCGGTTTAATATTTAAATTTTGAGAATTAGCTCTTATCTTTTCGGCATTCGCCCACTCTTTAAATCGATTTGGAAATATGTTTTTA comes from the Campylobacter rectus genome and includes:
- a CDS encoding DUF4857 domain-containing protein, whose amino-acid sequence is MRILKDINFIIITLLIAIFLPLIADSVFNEGKKSVRVYYSETLDKFLLQGYDEVKKEPFFKIGLDNGISLDEFMENLPFKFYSYLLSKNIFPNRFKEWANAEKIRANSQNLNIKPDMFNQKQIPLFTVFESRPKYLKLKFNEFGIRNAKNGLEFINFDTLKLDQNMSIKFNQALSGAGFKFPFKQVYSNPNTKKPFDEGVFLIDDKDEIYHLKMVESKAIAAPTGIKNDSVSFMLITENERKEFYGALVDKDGVKLISYDNYRLIDLVSDDYRPQSSKFQLAITPLSKVVTIENDAGVKAFKLDDNYRVTDKFEYVFDSYGQYESIKSMLFAFEIKKEDGYAYKFGFFEFSSKAFFVNIICFIFIAFRFRKDRALLRSFVVLLTGIYGFIAAFLA